Proteins encoded by one window of Methanobacterium sp. CWC-01:
- a CDS encoding cysteine desulfurase — protein sequence MKTADVREDIPLLEDYIYLDAASTTPTPRPVVEAMCDYFYHYNANTGRGAYRLTAKATQEMENAREIVAKFFRAASSNEIIFTKNTTEAINLVAKGIKFRKGDRIVVSNMEHHSNLVPWLNLKKRGVEVEIVKANQEGVVDPSDIDNAIDKNTKLLTITHISNSIGSVQPVEELGKIAREKGTPYLIDAAQSAGHLKLNVKDLKADFIAFPGHKGILGPVGTGFLYCDQDIQEKMEPMNLGGGTVEYVSRNGFQLTPCPNRFEGGTQNIAGFIGLGAAVNYVKRIGISKIEKHDRKLTQILYKRLIDLDGTTLYGSPENIYGIVSFNIDGINPHDLAKILDETKNICVRSGQHCAIPSIEHLEARKAGGTVRASFHYYNTTEEVKILGECLEEISNFLEMR from the coding sequence ATGAAAACTGCTGATGTAAGGGAGGACATCCCACTTTTGGAAGATTATATTTATCTGGACGCGGCCAGCACCACTCCCACCCCCCGGCCGGTGGTGGAGGCTATGTGTGATTATTTCTATCATTACAATGCCAATACTGGGCGGGGAGCTTATCGCTTAACAGCAAAAGCCACACAGGAAATGGAAAATGCCAGAGAAATCGTGGCAAAATTTTTTAGGGCGGCCAGTTCTAATGAAATAATTTTCACCAAAAATACCACTGAAGCCATAAACCTGGTGGCCAAGGGCATTAAATTCAGAAAAGGCGACAGAATCGTGGTTTCCAACATGGAACATCACTCCAACCTGGTCCCCTGGCTTAATCTTAAAAAAAGAGGTGTGGAGGTAGAAATTGTTAAGGCCAATCAGGAGGGTGTTGTTGACCCATCTGATATCGATAATGCTATTGATAAGAACACTAAACTTTTAACCATCACCCACATCTCCAATTCCATTGGTTCGGTACAGCCGGTGGAAGAACTGGGAAAAATAGCCAGGGAAAAGGGTACACCATACTTAATTGACGCAGCCCAATCCGCGGGTCACTTAAAATTAAATGTGAAAGATCTTAAGGCTGATTTCATCGCTTTTCCAGGTCATAAAGGTATACTGGGTCCGGTGGGTACAGGATTTCTATACTGTGACCAGGATATTCAGGAGAAAATGGAGCCAATGAATCTGGGTGGCGGGACTGTGGAATATGTTTCTAGGAATGGTTTTCAATTAACTCCGTGCCCCAACCGATTTGAAGGAGGAACACAGAACATAGCTGGATTTATTGGATTAGGTGCTGCGGTAAATTATGTGAAACGTATAGGCATCAGTAAAATCGAAAAACATGATAGAAAACTTACTCAAATTCTTTATAAACGACTTATCGACCTTGATGGAACAACCTTGTACGGCAGTCCAGAAAATATTTATGGAATAGTATCCTTCAATATTGATGGAATAAACCCCCACGACCTGGCTAAGATCCTGGACGAAACAAAAAACATTTGCGTTCGAAGCGGACAACACTGTGCAATTCCATCCATTGAACACTTGGAAGCCCGGAAAGCAGGGGGAACTGTGAGGGCCTCTTTCCACTACTATAACACAACGGAAGAAGTAAAAATATTGGGTGAATGTCTTGAAGAAATTTCCAATTTTTTGGAAATGAGATAG
- the ribH gene encoding 6,7-dimethyl-8-ribityllumazine synthase — MVKVRIGAVVAEFNYDITHMMLELAKEHAKFLDSEITQVITVPGVFDMPLAIKKLLEMDDIDAAITLGAVIEGATDHDQIVVQHASRKIADLALDYDKPVALGITGPGMTRLEAHQRVDYAKRAVEAAVKMVERLE; from the coding sequence ATGGTTAAGGTAAGAATTGGGGCAGTTGTTGCCGAATTCAACTATGACATAACTCATATGATGTTAGAACTTGCTAAAGAGCACGCTAAATTTTTAGACTCGGAAATAACTCAAGTTATCACTGTTCCAGGGGTTTTCGACATGCCTCTGGCCATTAAGAAACTTTTGGAGATGGATGATATTGATGCTGCCATAACTCTGGGTGCAGTTATTGAAGGAGCTACTGATCACGATCAAATCGTGGTGCAGCATGCATCACGAAAAATCGCTGATCTGGCCCTGGATTATGATAAACCAGTGGCCCTGGGCATCACAGGGCCGGGTATGACCCGTTTAGAAGCCCATCAACGGGTGGATTATGCTAAACGTGCCGTGGAAGCCGCGGTAAAAATGGTGGAACGACTGGAATAG
- the mmp11 gene encoding methanogenesis marker protein 11, with amino-acid sequence MEILTPQDLKEKFQDPWIVPYQKVLTLVDDDLVEIVEYHPCIGGSEWMVYQYGRSSELVLKSERDGNRHTYLTRVGKVDLNLKPSFRAAGIEEVAVEGDEVRVVHAGLAGAGVGAGMCRGMAEGVKRVELYDVGGGSKLGRAAVITPRMEKVVLGIDDTDTKEEGATWTMAHNVAMKLAKKGYQYLDHVTVQLYPHNPHKTQNCVAIALVFAVRPGEREHLVKETCQLLKSYTLSDKTAIAVLSGVKIPQKLRDYSEATKKSMITVEQAEMVAKETGVELVEVTGKQGKIGALAALGVYNDLKEAARVYE; translated from the coding sequence ATGGAAATATTAACCCCACAAGACCTCAAAGAAAAGTTTCAGGACCCCTGGATAGTCCCTTATCAGAAGGTGCTTACCCTGGTGGATGATGATCTGGTGGAAATTGTGGAGTACCACCCCTGCATTGGCGGATCGGAATGGATGGTCTACCAGTATGGGAGGTCCAGTGAACTGGTACTGAAATCTGAGAGAGATGGGAACCGGCACACCTACCTAACCAGGGTGGGCAAGGTTGATTTAAACCTTAAACCTAGCTTCAGGGCTGCTGGAATCGAAGAAGTTGCTGTTGAAGGAGATGAAGTACGTGTCGTCCACGCTGGACTTGCTGGTGCCGGAGTGGGAGCAGGGATGTGTCGCGGGATGGCTGAGGGGGTTAAAAGGGTTGAACTCTATGATGTCGGCGGAGGATCCAAGTTAGGTAGGGCGGCGGTGATAACTCCTCGCATGGAGAAGGTAGTTCTGGGCATAGATGATACCGACACCAAAGAAGAGGGAGCAACCTGGACTATGGCCCATAATGTTGCAATGAAACTTGCTAAAAAGGGTTACCAGTATCTAGATCACGTTACTGTACAACTTTATCCCCATAATCCCCATAAGACTCAGAACTGTGTGGCTATAGCCTTGGTGTTTGCGGTTCGACCCGGTGAAAGGGAACATTTAGTTAAGGAAACATGCCAACTATTAAAAAGCTACACTTTATCTGATAAAACAGCAATTGCTGTACTTTCTGGAGTTAAAATCCCTCAAAAGCTTAGAGACTACTCTGAAGCTACTAAGAAATCCATGATCACAGTGGAACAAGCTGAAATGGTTGCAAAAGAAACGGGAGTAGAACTGGTGGAGGTTACGGGTAAACAGGGAAAAATTGGGGCCTTAGCTGCTCTGGGTGTTTATAACGATTTGAAGGAAGCCGCACGGGTTTATGAATAG